A window of Rhodopirellula islandica genomic DNA:
TTGAGCGCATGCGCAGCACCCGCGTTCACCTGCTGCCAGCTTCTTGGCATGAGACAAAACTGATCCGGCCCAGTGGTCAATCTCGTGAGACTGGCACTGACGTTCAAACAGGTTGCGAAGTTCGGCCAGTCGCCGTTGCATCTCGGACGTGCCCACATCCCTGATGTTGCCGACGCTGAATCGTTTGTCGCCGACTTCCGGTCGCAAGTTGCCTCGGCGGTCTGGATTGGAAAGACGTCCTCGGTTGGTTCGCTTGGTCGTCTGTGCAGGCTCCTCAGAGAGTTTTGAGAGTTGGTTATTGGCCTGCGTAGTGGGTGTCCGTTCGATGGAGCGAAATCCGACACTCCACTCCATCACCACATTTGGGCCGAAAGCGTAAAACGCCGTGAATCGTTGGTGTGAACGAAGATCGGCGCACGAAAAAAGCCGCTTGTGAAATCACAAGCGGCTTTTGAGTGGAGGATAACGGACTTGAACCGATGACCTACGCGCTGCCAGCGCGTCGCTCTCCCAACTGAGCTAATCCCCCGGGTGAAGACGCAGATTATCGACTTGATTCGCGTTGCGTCAAGCCCGTCAGAACCTGGTTTCGACGATTCTTTGCAGTTCTTTGGGAGGCCGACGCCCCCCACTGCTGCCAGGCACGGGGATCTCGCTGAGAAGCGATCCCTCCGCCTGCTCGCCTCACAGCGACGGCCAAATCAACACGCTCGCCAAATTGTGATGCTGGTCCGTCCACAAGGGAGCGGACTCCACCACCGATGAATCGGGCTTCTGAGCCACCGACAGAAAATCGGATTCCCAGAATGATTCGCCGCGGTCCGCGGCGATGACCCAACGCGATGGCCGCGTGTAAACCTGGTCTCGATGATTGTTTTGAATCAACCGGCTTGGCAACCCAATCGCTTGGGTCAATCGATGCGTCAACGGCACCAAGTCCAAGTGATTGTTCGACACGTGGACGGCCAACACGCCGTTCTCCGCCAAGCGTTCGCGGTAGAGCTGCATCGCTTCCAGCGTCAACAGGTGAGCCGGGATCGCGTCGCTGCTGAATGCATCCAGGATCAGCAAATCGAACTGCTTGTCAGTGTGCCTTTCCAACAACAATCGCCCGTCGCCCAAGTGATGCTCAATCGTGGCAGGGCAATCGCTGAGGAATGTGAAGTGTTCTTCGGCGATCGCCAAGACATCGGGATTGATTTCGTACATGTCCATCGAGTCGCCTTCTCGCCCGTAGGCCGCCAGCACGCCGCATCCCAAACCAATCACCCCAATTCGCATCTCGGGCGACTCGGCCTGCATCGCGTGGATCAGTCGCCCCACACCGCTACTGTGACCAAAGTAGGATGTCGGTGTCATCCGCTCGGGACCGTGCAACTGAATGCCGTGAACCGTGTTGCCATGGACCAACTGAATGCGTTCGGCATCATTTTCAACCCGGAGCACGCCAAAGAAGTTGCGACGCTGGTCGATCGTATCCGTGCGGTTGGTCATGGTCGTGACCACTGCGGTGAAACCAATGATCGCCACGATCAACCCGGTGATTCCCTTGGACATCTTCCAGTCGCAGGTCATGGTCAACCAAGAGCGAGAGGCCAAGAACGTGATCGCAACCACACCAATCGACAACGACATGGCGATCGGAAGTTCGCGGTAGTCTTGAAAGACCAGCGGACAAATCAGAGCCACCAAGATCCCGCCCATGGCACCGCCAAGCGAGATCAAAGCGTAATACTGCGTCAATCGCTGGGTGGCAGGTTTCCGAGCAGCGGTCTCACCGTGGCACAGCAGGCAAACGCCGAACAAAACCACCAAGTAAGAAAGTGCTTCCACGGGCATTTGCCATCCGCCGGGGAACCAACCTTTCAGTTGGATCGCGACAAACGCCAGACCGGTGAACGCTGAAATGAGCTTGGGTCGGTACCAGGTCGGAGAATCAAAGCTGATGATGAAACTCAGCAAATACAAGCTCAGTGGCAACACCCACAAAAATGGCATCACCGCGATGTCTTGGCAAACGTGACTCGTCACCACCAACAACATCACCGAAGCAAGAGCAGGCAATCCGACCCAGACACTCCAATCCGCCAAACGCAGTTTGGCAGAGACCGATTCAGTCGCGACCACGGTTTCGTTGGACGCTTCCGAGTGACTTTTCCGTCGGCGAAGCAGACTGATCGCCAACCAACCGTCCACGATGACAAACGCGTAGAACGCCAGCGACCAAAAAACGGATTGCTGTTCGATCGACAACAGCGGCTCAACGACAAAGGGATAGCTCAGCAACGCCACCAACGACCCAGCGTTGGACAGGGCGTAAAGCCGATAGACGGAATTGGATTGATTCTCGTAGCTCAACCACGCTTGAACCAACGGCCCGGTACTGGAAAGGACGAAGTACGGCAACGCAACGTGTGCGGTCAGCAGCCACAGCAAGGCCCACGTGGGGTCTTCCGTTCCGACGGGTTTCCAAGCGTCCGAAGGTGCAATCGGCAACGACCATGCCGCTGCACACAACAGCACCAGGTGCACGACACCTTGCATCGCCGGAGGAAGAAATCGTCTCAAACAGTGAGCGTATAAATATCCGGCGAACAACAAGACTTGGAAGAACAACAAACACGTTGTCCAAACCGCGGGTGTGCCACCGAACCATGGCAACACACATTTGCTGATCACAGGCTGAACCTGGAAGACCAAGAAAGCCCCCAACAACGTCGCTCCCGCAAAGACGAACCACGACGTGGTTTGCTTGGAAACGGTGGCTGAAGAAGAGGTGGAACCCGAAACATCCGAGGTGCACGACGGCATGCGTTCATCTCATCAAAGTACTCGCAATGCGGCCTCGCCCCCGCGACGTGGTTCCGCCCAAAAGGTTACCCCATGTTGCGTGACCAGGCGTCAGAGAGAACGCAATCGGTGCCCCCTTCCGAGTTTCCGTGAGCGGTCCACCAAGGAAATCCGCTACAAACGAAACAGCCGGCACTCGGGTCCCCTCTCAGACACGCAAAACGCCTCCCAGGTCAAAACCCAGGAGGCGTCAGCGAATTCCATTGTGAGCGTTTCCGTCTTGCCAGTGATCAGTTCAAGCCTGGATTGGCATCCCGGACGGCGTGATCCATGACTTCGATCGCTGCGTCGGTGTAGCGTTCGTACTCGTTCCAGAAATGATCCATCGCGGCTTCATCAGCGAAGAAGAACATCCGTTGGTGCACAGGGTCTTTCATTCCGAACTGACGCTTGCCAGGAACAATCACGCGTTCTTCAAAGAAACGAACCACATCGATTTCGTTCAGAACCGGTGTGTAGGGAACCGGGTCCGCCAAAAAGGTCTTCATCTTGGCTTCGCTTGCAAACAAGTACAGCTTGCCCAGGTGAACGACACCAAACTTTGGATTGCCTTCAATCCATTCATCTTCATTGATGACCGTCACGGAGCAGAAACCTTCCATGGCCAGTTTGGGTTGTTCGGTTCCAAACGCAGGCGTCTTTGTCTCGGTTTTGGTCATCGTCTGAGCCGGCATTCCAAGCGACATGCCATCGGTGCGAGCGCCAGCCAATTGAGCGGTCGCGCCGCTGGCAAATTGGCTATTCGGTGATGGCAATTCGCTGCCGGATGCCACATGCGGATTCTGCTGAGTGCGAGGGGGTATGCTCGCGACCGCAGTTTTTGCTTGAGCCGGCGCGGTTGCCGATGGCTGAGCATTGGATGCCAACATCGTTTGCGGTGCATTGGCCGCTGGCGAGACGGGCGCGGCAGGCATTTTGCTGGACGCTTGACCCAGCATTGCAACGTAACGCGTTGGATCTTGCGGGCTGACCGAACTGCCCAAGTGCTTGCCGGTTGGCGTGATCATCACGTCCGTCGGGAACTTGGTGACGCCAAACATCTTGGCCAGTTCCGGTGATTTGCCAGCATGAATTTTGACGGGCACAAACTGTTGCTCGACCGCGGAACCGACCTGAGGGCTCTGAAACGCCCCCGCTTCCAAGCGATCGCACCAGACACAATTGTCGCTGGTGAAGTGCAGTAGCAAAGCTTTGCCGGACTGCTGAGCTTCCGCTTGAGCCGTGGTCAGATCTTTTCGCCAAGCGATCTCTGCCTGAGCCATCCCGGAGAAGATCGTGGTCAACCCGAGCAAGCCCATCGCTGGCAAAACCCGCGTCCATCGCGAGGTCGCAGTCGAAGAACAAATTCGCGGTGGTTTGGAGGACAAACGCATCGGACAAAATCCTTTTTGTCTTTCTCAAAGAGAGCCAGAATCAGCTCAGGTGTGCCGGTATCGGTGGTATCGGTCGCGCCAACCTTGACGCTTGAGCGGAACCTACGAAGTTTTCCGCGGTCGCCGCCACACCAATGGAGGGTGTTTCGCAATCAGCCAGTTGCTCTTCCAGCGAGCAGTTTCACGCTGCGAAGGAAGCCCTGCCTGATCGAGTCCCGGCAATGAACAGGGAAACAGGGTTCCCGCGGAACGCCTTGCATTCCCGGGAGAGAACAGGATGACGATGTCGACAATCGATCCGCCATCCCCGTCAGCAAAGGCTTCACCCTGCCCAGGTCCTGATCCGGCAGGCAGGAGTCATTTTGCCATTTGAAATACGATGGCGAACGCCACTGTTCCCACGTGCGACCGGGGCGAATGCCCAAACGGCTCACATGGCCATTCCCGATCGTTCCTTAGAGCTTTGGCACGGGCCGCTTGGGCGCTCTTTTGATCATCCGCTTTTGATCGTCGCGTGGCGGTGGATTGTTGTTCCCGTTGTTGCCACCATTGCGACGCGGCGGAGCCAAATCAGTGAACGTTTCGGTCCACATCCAGCCAATTGGAACCTCCAGTTCTTTTTCAGCCAGCATGGCCCAGGGCGTGCCTTCGTGCTCCGCAGCCACACGTTCCAAGAACTCCCGCGCGGTTTCCGCCTCGCGTTGCCACTTGCTCCCCACCGAGATCTCATCGGCAGGCTTCAACACCCAGGTGTTGTTCTTGGGATCATCGAAAGGCATCCCGCGTTTCGCCTTGGCGAGAATCGCGTTGTAAGTTTCGGTGCGGACCTTTTGAGCCAACACTCGGCCATAAGCCAAGTCAAAACCAGCCCTCCAACGAAGACTTTCTTCTTTGTCCCGATCCTTGACGCCTTGTTCCAAAGTGGCGGCCAACTGGATCAACACCGGTTCCAACTTCGCAGCGTCTTGCTGCGCAGTCGTCAACGCTTGGGCCAGTCCCGCTTCGTCGCGTTTCACGAACCGGGTTTGTGGGCGTTGGATCCCACTGACATTTTTAATTTGTGCGGCCGCGATCAATGCCTGACGGAGCGGGCTTCGCTTGACCGCTTTGACATAGTCCTGCGGCGACAAGTAATCGGGGCGATAACGAGCCATCGCGGTCGGATCAAAGAACGCACGCAGATCCGCGGTGAACGCGTCGATCTCGCCCCGTCGAACCTCTCGCGAAACATTGCGATTGGGGTGAACGGTGAAGTAAATCCCACCCGTCTCGTAACACAGACGCGTCAAACCATAGGGTCCAAAACCACTGTCAATCACCGGTTCCTGCTCGAAGTCCCCCGTGAAGCTCAACTGAACTCGTTCCGGCAGAAAGGTTTCTGGCCCTTGATCGACTTGCGCCCACTGAGGCGTTTGGTCGTAATCAGGATCCGGGTCAACGTACTTGACCAAGGTGTGTTCGCGACCAAATGGAGCGGGCACACCGACCACGTAGACGGGGATGCCCCACTTTCGACACGACGTGATGGAAGATTCCAGCAAGTGGGCGTCATCTCCACGCTCATCCGTGACCACCACAAACATCACATTGCGTTGTGGACCACGAGTCCCCGCGTTGCGGCGCAGCGAACTGTATTGCTTGGCGGCAGATTCGATGGCCGTGAAGACCCGTTCCGTTCCCGAGTTATCAACCGGAATGTCAGCAACGGTCTGCTTGATCAACTCCAAGTCGGCAGTGGGTTCCTCGGTGAACAGTTGCACCTTTTCACCAAACCCTATGATGGACGTGAGCACACGGGATCCGGATGAATCATTGGGGTCTTCGCCAGCAGTCTTGGAATCCAATTGCTCGCGAAGCATGCCGAGCTCTTCATAAATCCGATCGAACCGGTCGCGAATGTCTTGGCGTTGTCGAGTCAGCGACCCACTTTGGTCGAACAACCAAACGATCAGCGTCGGGCGTTCTTCCGCGGCCTGCATGACCTCGAACGTGATTTGGTCCACGGCTCCGGAGGCCCCCGCGGTCCCTTGTCCGACACGACCTTTCTGGTCGACCAACCGATCTTGGGGCGCCACCGGTTGGCTGAACATTTTGTTGACCATGATTTCGCCCAAATCGGTGGGCTCCAAGTCGACTGGGCTGACCATGTTGGCGATTTGGGCGAAGGTCGCTGCCGACGCCTCTGCCATGTCAAACTCAGCCAGAGCGTCCGAACCGATCTCGACCTGAGGTTGATCGCTGACCACGATTTCCTCGATCAAGTCCACCGTCTCTTCGTATTCAGGCGGCGGTGCGATCATCACCACGGCCTCGTCGTCGACTGGATTTTGCAACTGGACCAACGCCAACGACAAAATCACGATCAGGTGCACCAGCATGGTGCCGACCATCGCAACCGTCTCGTCTGCATCCCAGAACGATTCCTCTTCCCATTGGTCAAGCGAATCCCCCGTCTCGTAGGGGTGAACCGCACTGGCCTCCTCCGTCGCGGCGTGAGACCGCGAGCTCGTGGGCAATGCTTTCTTGATCGATTGAAGAAACGATGAGTCGCTCATGAAATCCGATTTTCAGAGGTTTGCGTTCACAAAGCCGGGCGATGGGGATTGCAAACCAGCGATCATGGGCGAAGATTTGCGATTCCAGATTGCTCCGGATACTCTTTCAAACGTTTTTTGCGACGATTTGAACCCTTTGATTGTAATCGAAAGTCCGATTCACATTCTTCCCTGTGCAATTCGAAACGTCGTTGACTTGAGGATCAGGCCGATTGAATGGAACAAACAAACGAATCATCAGGACGCCTGATCGCCATCGGAGACATCCACGGCTGCAACGCCGCTTTGCAAGCGGTCCTGGCCGCGATCAATCCTCAACCCAATGACATTTTAGTCACCCTTGGTGACGTCGTTGACCGCGGCCCCGACTCCAAAGGGGCGGTCGACACCCTCCTGCAGTGCGGCCAACAAACCCAGCTGGTTGCTCTGCAAGGCAATCACGAGGAAATGATGCTGAATGTGCTTCGCGGCAGCGAATCGCACCACAGTTGGTTGCGGTACGGTGGGGTCGAGACGCTGGACAGCTACGGATTCGACGGGGGGTTGGACTTCCTTCCCGAAGCTCACCGAGCCTTCTTTGAGTCGTTGGGCGATTACTTCGTCTACGAAGATTATTTCTTCACGCATGCGGCGTACGATCCCGCACTGCCGCTCGAAGAGCAGACCGTCGAAATGCTTCGCTGGCACTCGCTGCGACAAGGTGTTCCGGAACCACACCACAGCGGCAAAACAGCCTTTGTGGGTCACACAGCCAACCACGAAGGTCAAATCCTCGATGTCGGCCACTTGGTGTGCCTCGACACTCACTGCTACGGCGGTGGTTGCTTGACCGCGATGGATGTCCGAACGCGACAAACCTGGCAAGCCAATCAGGACGGCGTCCTCCTGTCCTGACGGTCTGCTTGGAAATTTCTCGTCGAGCCTAAAACGCAGAAGGCGCCACGACCGCTGGTGCGGGAGTCGATGGCTGCGGAGCTGGCGCGACGCTAGGGACCGAAGTCGTCAGACTGGCCGCTGGCACGGTCGCCCCTGGGTACATGTACACCTGCAGCGACACCGTTTGGTTGGCGACGTCCATCACCGGTGGTGCCATCCATGCGTCAGGAAACGACGTGGTTCCGAGCTCAGTGTCCAAACTCGCGACCGGCAAAGCTCCGTTGGCGCGCGCCAAGGCGACATTGCGATGGATCAACCCTTCCGCCACCAAGCGACCTTCCACTTGCTGACGAACATTGGCAGAACGCACGTTGGATCGGCGATGCGATCGGACAATGCTGATCGCGGCGAGCGACAGAACCGCCATCGCGAGAAAGCTCAAAACCACCGCCGACCCACTGCGAGGCAGGCCAGGACGAGACTCATGAGCGACGCAAGACTTTCGAATCGCTCCCCGCTTCCGCGGTTGGTTGGAATGCAATGCTGTGTTCATAGTTGCGGCGACAAACAAAGGACAGTGGTCATCTCGGCAGTGCGGTGATCAGGACGCAGTTCCGCAGCACGGTCGTCAGAGGCTTGCAATTGCATCGACAACTGAATCCCAGCCAGTCGACCATCCACAAGGATTTCGTTCATGGCAAAGGAACCAACCGAACTTTCCAAGCAAACAGTCTCGCCTAGCAAAGGGTCGACCATCACCAAGGAACGGTTCTCGCCATCCGGCGCCCGCCGAACTTCAAAACGAATCCGTCGTGTGTTCAGTCCGTCGCTGACGACGACATCACTTGAGCGAACCGACGTGATGGTCTGGCCCGAATTGGACATGTCTCTCAACCGTCCCGACACAAAACGCAACGCTTTGCGCCCCTGAGCTGAGACGCCCTCATGGCCGAGTGAAATGGCGGTGACACGCGCCGAACCACGCATCATGCCAACCATACTGGTCGCCAGGGTACCAACGATCACGACACAGGCGATCGTTTCGATCAGGCTCACGCCCTTTCGACGCGAACGCGTTTTGGATGAAGAAAAACGGCGGTGCCTGTTCATGGTTGACTCCACTGTGTCCGCAATGACTGGCTCAGTTCGCCCGCGTCGAGGGAACTGTTGTTGTTCCCATCTTCCCAGACCACCACATTGAGCGTGACCAAATTCAGCACCAAGGAATCTTGGATCGAAACCTGCGATCGCATCGATCTGGTTTCATTGCCCGTCACGATTGCCTCCAAGGTGCCTCGTGTGCTGGCAAATTGAGTGGGGTCACAAAGATCAACCTTGGTTTGTTCCATCAAACGCTCGGCCTCGAACAACAATTGGTCCTGCCGATCCATACGCTGGAGCAATTGACTGGACTGCCCCATCAAACTCAACGCCGGGATCAAAACCAACGAGAGCAAAGCGGCTCCCACGGCAACATCGATCAACGTCGCTCCACGTCGAAGCGTTCTACAACGGCTTCGAGGCGATGTCGTCAGCGAAGTAG
This region includes:
- a CDS encoding fused MFS/spermidine synthase codes for the protein MPSCTSDVSGSTSSSATVSKQTTSWFVFAGATLLGAFLVFQVQPVISKCVLPWFGGTPAVWTTCLLFFQVLLFAGYLYAHCLRRFLPPAMQGVVHLVLLCAAAWSLPIAPSDAWKPVGTEDPTWALLWLLTAHVALPYFVLSSTGPLVQAWLSYENQSNSVYRLYALSNAGSLVALLSYPFVVEPLLSIEQQSVFWSLAFYAFVIVDGWLAISLLRRRKSHSEASNETVVATESVSAKLRLADWSVWVGLPALASVMLLVVTSHVCQDIAVMPFLWVLPLSLYLLSFIISFDSPTWYRPKLISAFTGLAFVAIQLKGWFPGGWQMPVEALSYLVVLFGVCLLCHGETAARKPATQRLTQYYALISLGGAMGGILVALICPLVFQDYRELPIAMSLSIGVVAITFLASRSWLTMTCDWKMSKGITGLIVAIIGFTAVVTTMTNRTDTIDQRRNFFGVLRVENDAERIQLVHGNTVHGIQLHGPERMTPTSYFGHSSGVGRLIHAMQAESPEMRIGVIGLGCGVLAAYGREGDSMDMYEINPDVLAIAEEHFTFLSDCPATIEHHLGDGRLLLERHTDKQFDLLILDAFSSDAIPAHLLTLEAMQLYRERLAENGVLAVHVSNNHLDLVPLTHRLTQAIGLPSRLIQNNHRDQVYTRPSRWVIAADRGESFWESDFLSVAQKPDSSVVESAPLWTDQHHNLASVLIWPSL
- a CDS encoding DUF255 domain-containing protein, producing MRLSSKPPRICSSTATSRWTRVLPAMGLLGLTTIFSGMAQAEIAWRKDLTTAQAEAQQSGKALLLHFTSDNCVWCDRLEAGAFQSPQVGSAVEQQFVPVKIHAGKSPELAKMFGVTKFPTDVMITPTGKHLGSSVSPQDPTRYVAMLGQASSKMPAAPVSPAANAPQTMLASNAQPSATAPAQAKTAVASIPPRTQQNPHVASGSELPSPNSQFASGATAQLAGARTDGMSLGMPAQTMTKTETKTPAFGTEQPKLAMEGFCSVTVINEDEWIEGNPKFGVVHLGKLYLFASEAKMKTFLADPVPYTPVLNEIDVVRFFEERVIVPGKRQFGMKDPVHQRMFFFADEAAMDHFWNEYERYTDAAIEVMDHAVRDANPGLN
- a CDS encoding vWA domain-containing protein — its product is MSDSSFLQSIKKALPTSSRSHAATEEASAVHPYETGDSLDQWEEESFWDADETVAMVGTMLVHLIVILSLALVQLQNPVDDEAVVMIAPPPEYEETVDLIEEIVVSDQPQVEIGSDALAEFDMAEASAATFAQIANMVSPVDLEPTDLGEIMVNKMFSQPVAPQDRLVDQKGRVGQGTAGASGAVDQITFEVMQAAEERPTLIVWLFDQSGSLTRQRQDIRDRFDRIYEELGMLREQLDSKTAGEDPNDSSGSRVLTSIIGFGEKVQLFTEEPTADLELIKQTVADIPVDNSGTERVFTAIESAAKQYSSLRRNAGTRGPQRNVMFVVVTDERGDDAHLLESSITSCRKWGIPVYVVGVPAPFGREHTLVKYVDPDPDYDQTPQWAQVDQGPETFLPERVQLSFTGDFEQEPVIDSGFGPYGLTRLCYETGGIYFTVHPNRNVSREVRRGEIDAFTADLRAFFDPTAMARYRPDYLSPQDYVKAVKRSPLRQALIAAAQIKNVSGIQRPQTRFVKRDEAGLAQALTTAQQDAAKLEPVLIQLAATLEQGVKDRDKEESLRWRAGFDLAYGRVLAQKVRTETYNAILAKAKRGMPFDDPKNNTWVLKPADEISVGSKWQREAETAREFLERVAAEHEGTPWAMLAEKELEVPIGWMWTETFTDLAPPRRNGGNNGNNNPPPRDDQKRMIKRAPKRPVPKL
- a CDS encoding metallophosphoesterase family protein; translated protein: MEQTNESSGRLIAIGDIHGCNAALQAVLAAINPQPNDILVTLGDVVDRGPDSKGAVDTLLQCGQQTQLVALQGNHEEMMLNVLRGSESHHSWLRYGGVETLDSYGFDGGLDFLPEAHRAFFESLGDYFVYEDYFFTHAAYDPALPLEEQTVEMLRWHSLRQGVPEPHHSGKTAFVGHTANHEGQILDVGHLVCLDTHCYGGGCLTAMDVRTRQTWQANQDGVLLS
- a CDS encoding type IV pilus modification PilV family protein — protein: MSGLTTSLTTSPRSRCRTLRRGATLIDVAVGAALLSLVLIPALSLMGQSSQLLQRMDRQDQLLFEAERLMEQTKVDLCDPTQFASTRGTLEAIVTGNETRSMRSQVSIQDSLVLNLVTLNVVVWEDGNNNSSLDAGELSQSLRTQWSQP